Proteins from a genomic interval of Nocardia sp. BMG51109:
- a CDS encoding SDR family oxidoreductase: MTEFGTIRGKVVVITGGARGIGLATATALQRLGARIAIGDVDETAVKESGTAREFDHYGRLDVTDQQSFANFLDEVERQLGPIDVLINNAGIMPTGKLIDEPDALTRRILDINVYGVILGSKLALERMLPRHSGHVVNIASLAGETHIPGLATYNASKHAVLGFTDTLREEYRGSGVSFSSVLPTLTNTDLGSGVTAPKLLRPAEPQEIAEAITKLLVQPRSKVRITRVAGVFSQVFGLMPQSVADSIGRAMGSQRAFLDDVDSGVRKAYEQRVRTGTE; this comes from the coding sequence GTGACGGAGTTCGGAACGATCCGCGGCAAGGTAGTCGTCATCACCGGTGGAGCCCGCGGGATCGGCCTCGCCACGGCCACCGCGCTGCAGCGGTTGGGCGCGAGGATCGCCATCGGCGACGTGGACGAGACAGCGGTGAAGGAGTCCGGCACCGCGCGGGAGTTCGACCACTACGGTCGGCTCGACGTCACCGATCAGCAGTCGTTCGCGAATTTCCTCGACGAGGTGGAGCGGCAGCTGGGCCCGATCGACGTGCTGATCAACAATGCCGGAATCATGCCGACCGGCAAGCTGATCGACGAGCCGGACGCGCTCACCCGGCGCATTCTCGACATCAACGTGTACGGCGTGATCCTGGGTTCGAAGCTGGCGCTGGAGCGCATGCTGCCGCGCCACAGCGGGCATGTCGTCAATATCGCCTCGCTGGCCGGCGAGACCCACATTCCGGGCCTGGCCACCTACAACGCCAGTAAGCACGCGGTGCTCGGCTTCACCGACACGCTGCGAGAGGAGTATCGCGGCAGCGGCGTGTCGTTCTCCTCGGTGCTGCCGACGCTGACGAACACCGACCTGGGCTCGGGCGTGACGGCGCCGAAGCTGCTGCGGCCCGCCGAGCCGCAGGAGATCGCGGAGGCCATCACCAAGCTGCTCGTCCAGCCCCGCTCCAAGGTCCGGATCACCCGCGTGGCGGGGGTGTTCTCGCAGGTCTTCGGCCTGATGCCGCAATCGGTCGCCGACAGCATCGGCCGGGCGATGGGTTCGCAGCGCGCCTTCCTCGACGACGTCGACTCGGGCGTCCGCAAGGCCTACGAGCAACGCGTGCGCACCGGGACGGAGTAG